In Phragmites australis chromosome 24, lpPhrAust1.1, whole genome shotgun sequence, the following are encoded in one genomic region:
- the LOC133907574 gene encoding uncharacterized protein LOC133907574, which yields MEELAELGHLLVFAFLFFFATFMVGPVMTDVTMEALCPGRDECSLAIYLAGLQQVVTGLGALVVTPVVGNLSDRYGRKALLALPATASIVPLGILAYNRTKAYFYAYYITKTLTAMVSEGSMQSLSLAYVADRVPETRRAAAFGVFSGVCTAGFALGTVATRFLPVSSTFQVSAVAAVAAAAYMRAFLQETDGGASPCSSDEEAYRLLCLPSSSEEASPRLPPLRKAPSLSEMATLLSSSSTFSRAAVVTFFHGLGETGLLTALLYFLKAKFHYSKNQYANLLLITGITGSFSQLTVMPLLVPKLGEQKLLIIALIASCGHGFLYSIAWSFWVPYVAASFVILSFLVTPCIRSIVSKKVGPFEQGMAQGCITGISSTANVISPLIFAPLTAWFLSETAPFNFKGFSIVCSGFATLVALSISINMRPAKVQQLDRK from the exons ATGGAGGAGCTCGCGGAGCTGGGGCATCTGCTGGTGTtcgccttcctcttcttcttcgccACCTTCATGGTCGGGCCGGTGATGACCGACGTGACGATGGAGGCGCTCTGCCCCGGGCGCGACGAGTGCTCCCTCGCCATCTACCTCGCCGGCCTCCAGCAAGTT GTTACCGGCCTGGGCGCtctggtggtgacgccggtcgTCGGCAACCTGTCGGACAGGTACGGCCGGAAGGCGTTGCTCGCACTCCCTGCGACCGCGTCCATCGTTCCACTGG GCATCCTCGCGTACAACCGGACGAAGGCGTACTTCTACGCGTACTACATAACCAAGACGCTGACGGCGATGGTTTCTGAAGGCAGCATGCAGTCCCTCTCGCTTGCTTACGTG GCTGACAGGGTACCCGAgacgcggcgggcggcggcctTCGGCGTGTTCTCCGGCGTCTGCACCGCCGGCTTCGCCTTGGGCACCGTAGCCACCCGCTTCCTCCCTGTCTCATCGACGTTTCAG GTCTCTGCGGTGGCTGCCGTGGCAGCCGCGGCGTACATGAGGGCCTTCCTCCAGGAGACGGACGGTGGAGCCTCGCCTTGCAGCAGCGACGAGGAGGCCTACCGTCTACTCTGCCTTCCCTCCAGCAGCGAGGAGGCGTCGCCAAGACTCCCGCCTCTTCGGAAAGCGCCGTCGCTGTCAGAGATGGCCACCCTTCTTAGCAGCAG CTCAACCTTCTCGAGAGCAGCGGTTGTCACATTTTTCCACGGCCTTGGTGAGACAGGCCTGCTAACTGCACTAttg TACTTCCTCAAGGCAAAATTCCACTACAGCAAGAACCAGTATGCCAATTTGCTGCTTATTACTGGTATTACAGGAAGCTTCTCACAG CTAACTGTGATGCCACTCCTAGTGCCTAAGCTAGGTGAGCAGAAGCTACTTATCATAGCACTCATAGCGAGCTGCGGGCAC GGATTCCTATACAGCATCGCATGGTCATTCTGG GTCCCTTATGTCGCTGCAAGCTTTGTAATATTAAGCTTTTTGGTCACCCCTTGT ATAAGAAGCATCGTATCAAAAAAAGTGGGACCTTTTGAGCAG GGAATGGCCCAAGGGTGCATCACTGGAATAAGCTCAACCGCAAATGTGATATCTCCTCTAATTTTTGCTCCTCTCACAG CCTGGTTTCTATCAGAAACTGCGCCTTTCAACTTCAAAGGTTTCAGCATTGTCTGCTCTGGATTCGCTACG CTGGTAGCGCTTTCAATCAGCATAAATATGAGGCCGGCTAAAGTTCAACAGCTAGATAGGAAATAA